The nucleotide sequence CGACGACAACGTCAGCGAATCTCCAGCAAAGGATCGCCCAGAACATCCATCCGAGGCTGGATCCCCAAACCAGGTCGGTCCGACGCCTTCATCCAACCACTCATCCGCTGGGGTGCTCCATCCGCGGTACAGACGGTGACATAGCTGTTGAAATCGGTACTGGTGAATCGAAAGGCTTCGGGGGTGCTGTGGGCAAAGTGCGCGATCGCGGCCGTGGCAATGTCTCCGCCCCAGCTGTCTTCCAAAGTCATTGCGATTCCCATCGCGACGCACAAATCTCTCGCCTGCTTTGCCTTGGTAAGGCCACCCAACTTACTGATTTTTAGATTCACCACGTCCATTGCCAGATCAGATTTGGCGCGCAACAGCATCCCAAGACTGTCAATGTTTTCATCCAGCACGAACGGATGATCCGTCCCACGTCGAATCGCCAAACATTCCTCATAGGTCTCGCAGGGTTGTTCGATATAGACGTCCAAGTTCTTTGTCGCCCGAACCACCCGCATCGCTTCATGCTGCGTCCAACCGGTGTTGGCATCAGCGATCAGTCGATGCGACGCGGGCAGGATATCACGAGCCGCATGAATGCGTTCGATGTCGGTGTCGGGATCACCACCGACCTTCAACTGAAATCGTGTGTATCCTTCGTCGCGATAGCGCGTGATCTTCGCCGCCATCTCGTCAGCCGACTGTTGGGAAATGGCCCGGTACAACCGTACCGCGTCGCCATGGCGTCCCCCCATCAGCGTGCAAACGGGCAAGCCACTGGTTTTGCCCAATAAATCCCAACAAGCGATATCGATTCCTGATTTCACATATGGGTGCCCACGCAACACCGAATCCATCCGCAGGTTCAGCGCACCGAGTTCACGTGGGTCGCATCCGATCAAGCGAGGACCGATTTCGCGAAGCCCCGTCCGCACACCTGCGGCAAACGCGGGCAGGTAAGCTGGTCCCAACGGACAGACTTCGCCAAAGCCCACGGTCCCGTCGTCCGTTTCGACCGCAACGATGGTGCTGTCAAACACCGAAACGGACTTTCCGCCCGACCAATTGTATGAGCCTTCGATCAAGGGAAGATCGACTTGATAGGCGCGGATGCATGCAATCTTCATCGCGGTTTCCACTGGGATCGTTCAAAGAGGTCACATCGTACCCGCCGAAGGCAAACCTGTTCGATCCGGCGATCGATATTTCCAATGGATGGCCCCCTTGAAACTGCATCACCGATCGGCCGTTGAGGTAGACTGACGACTTGAATCATTCAAGACACCAGCGATGCCATGGCTCACTCAACAATCCCGGTTTCCGCCGACGCGTTTGTCATCCGCGTTGACCATCTTGACCGACGATCCCACGCAACGACGCTCTGGTGGGCACGGATTGCCTTGGCGATTGTCGTTGTCTGCATCCGGGGACCTGTCGCCATTGCAGATGAAGCTTCGCGTCCAAACATTCTGGTCATCCTGGCCGATGACTTGGGATACGGTGATGTCGGCTGTTACAACCCAGAATCGAACATCCCGACGCCGAACATCGATGCGTTGGCCCGCCGCGGCATCAGGATGACCGATGCCCATAGCCCATGCACGGTTTGCACGCCGACTCGATACAGCTTGATGACCGGCCAAATGGCATTCCGAATTCCCAATGGCGGACGTGTCTTCAGCGGCGCAGGTGGTCCGTCTCTGATTGCAAGTGATCGTTTGACCTTACCCGGCATGCTTCAACAAAACGGTTATGCCACCGCCTGTTTTGGAAAATGGCACATTGGCCTGACGTTCTACGACGAACAGGGTGAACCGATCCATCGCGGCGGACTTCCCGACGTACAACGAATTGACTATTCGCGTCGCATCGACGGTGGGCCGATCGATTGCGGCTTTGACCAATTTTTTGGTACCGCTTGTTGCCCGACAACCGATTGGCTGTACGCGTTCATCGATGGTGATCGAATCCCCACACCGCCGACCGGCCTATTGGATCGATCGACGTTGCCCAAGCATCCCTATGCCAACGACAACCGACGTGGAATGCAGGCGCCGGACTTTGATTTGGAAACGGTTGACTTGGTTTTTCTGGAAAAGAGTCGGCAGTTTCTACACGATCATGTTCGACGCCATCCCGACCAGCCATTCTTCTTGTTGCACAGCACACAAGCGGTTCATCTTCCATCGTTTCCGGCACCCGCGTTTCAAGGTCAAACCGATCCGGGTCCGCACGGTGATTTCATTGCCCAACTGGACCACATCGTCGGCGAATTGACCGACACGTTGGACGAATTGGGCATCGCCGAAAACACGTTGCTGATCTTCACCAGTGACAATGGTCCAGAAGTCCCCACCGTGTTCCACATGCGAAACGATCACCAACACGACGGCGCACGACCTTGGCGTGGCGTCAAGCGGGACAATTGGGAAGGCGGCCATCGCGTGCCGTTCATTGCGACTTGGCCGGGCAGCATTCGCCCAGGGACGACCTCCGATGCCTTGATTTCACTGTGCGACGTGTTTGCAACCGCAGCGAAAACACTTGATGTCGACCTGCCTGATGACGCGGCGGAAGACAGCTACAGCTTGATCCCTGTTTTCCAGGAACGTTTGTCCGGCCCATTGCGTCCGTATCTTTTGCAGCAAGGATTCGGCGGCACTCGCTGGCTGGCAATCCGACAAGGCAAATGGAAGTACTTGGATCATAAAGGATCCGGGGGCAACAACTATGAAAAGCACCGACAATTGAAATTGTTCGCTTTGCCCGATCACGCACCGGATACGCCAGGACAACTGTACGATTTGGAAGCCGACCCAGGCGAAACGTTCAATCTGGTCGAACAACATCCGGACGTCGCCGCAAGACTACGCGATCAACTACATGAATCGGTTCAGTCCGGACGCAGCCGTCCCGCCAAAACAGCGAACAGTTCCGCGCAATGAGCTTTCTTTCTTCAACTTTCTTCGAGACCGCGATGCGACCTGAATCCAAATCCCGCTGTCTGATTGTCTGTGTCCTATTGCTGGGTGTCGCCACCCTGCGATCCACCGCGGCCGCGGAGACGGACTCGCCACCATTGAATTTTGTCGTCTTACTGGTCGATGACCTCGGCTTCATGGACATCGGCGCGAACAATCCGAATTGCTTCTACGAAACGCCCAACATCGATCGCTTTTCCGATTCCGCGATGCGTTTCACCAACGGCTATGCAGCGAATCCGGTTTGTTCGCCGACGCGGTTCAGTATGATGACGGGGCGTTATCCGACGCGCGCTCAGGCAACCAATTTCTTCTCGGGAAAACGCGAAGGCACGTTTCGCCCGGCACCGTTGAACGACAAGATGCCGCTGGAAGAAGTGACGATCGCGGAAGTGTTGAAGCCCAAGGGATACCAAACCTTCTTTGCCGGCAAATGGCATCTCGGTCCCGATCCGAATTTCTACCCGCCGGCCCAAGGTTTCGATGTAAACATGGGCGGCTATCACCGTGGTGGCCCCTACACAGGCAAGAAGTACTTTTCGCCTTTTCAAAATCCGGAATTGAAACCTGACAGTCCGCCGGGTGACCATTTGCCCGATCGTCTGGCTCGTGAAACCGCTGCCTTTATCAAACAGAACGCGGACCAACCCTTCTTGGCATACTTGGCCTTCTATTCCGTCCATACGCCATTGATGGGACGCCCCGATTTGGTGAAGAAATATCAAGCGAAAGCGGTGGAGATCGAAGGCGAAGAGTTTGCCGATGAAGAACAGGTCTTCGGCGACCGTCCCCGCAAGGTTCGCATCCTGCAAAAGCATGCCGTTTATGCCGCCATGGTCGAAGCCATGGATCAGGCGGTCGGCGAGGTCTTGGACCAGATCGACGCCGCTGGAATCGCCGATCACACCGTCGTCGTTCTGACATCCGACAACGGCGGGTTGTCCACATCGGAAGGTTCGCCCACCAGCAATCTGCCGCTGCGTGGTGGGAAAGGATGGGTCTATGAAGGTGGCATTCGTGAACCGTGGATCATTCGGTACCCCGGTGTGACCCAACCCGGCAGCGTCAGCGACGAACCGATCTGTTCGATTGACTTGCTTCCGACCATTGCCGCCGCAGTAGACGCGACGCTGCCCCCGTCGATTGACGGGATCAACCTGGCTCCCGCCCTTCGCGGAAACTCATTGGATCGCGATGCACTTTTCTGGCACTACCCCCACTACAGCAATCAAGGCGGCTTTCCCGGCGGCGCGATCCGGATGGGCAATTACAAGCTGATCGAACGTTACGAAGACGGTCGTATTCACTTATACGATCTGTCCAAAGACGTGGGTGAAAAAAATGACCTGGCCGAAAACATGCCGGACAAGGCGGAACAGATGCGGCATCGGTTGCACGATTGGTACCAGGACGTGAACGCGCAATTCCTTCGGGAAAAGAACGGCCACCGACCTTGGGTCCCCAGCGAATGATCGCGATGATTCGCATCAGCGTTTGCCGCTGCGTCGTCTGCATTCCAACGACACGCGGGAACTCCGACCCGTTCCATCGCCCGCGTTGATGATCAGTGGTCCCCAGCGGTGGTTTCAAACACCCATTGCCGCGACGGTTCATCGCTGGGCAAGTTGAACGTCAATGCAAAGGTTCCCGTCGTTGGATCGCGGTCAACCTGCCACTGATCCACCCCCTGTGACGATAACTCAAACGGAACCTTTGATCCGTCGACGATCTGGTGCAATGAAAAATCCTTGATCGTTGAAAGGCCTTCGATCCGCACCGGAATGGGTCCGACACCGTCCTGATGCCGCCATCGAACGGTCGAATCGCTGGCTCGGATCACCACGGGATACGCTTGCAACAACTGACCACCAGACACATCCGTGGCGACCTCATGGTTCGTCGCTTCACGAAGTGTGGTTTCCCATGAAGAGGGATGAACATGAAGGTGTTCGCGAAACACTTCGTT is from Crateriforma conspicua and encodes:
- a CDS encoding sulfatase family protein — encoded protein: MAHSTIPVSADAFVIRVDHLDRRSHATTLWWARIALAIVVVCIRGPVAIADEASRPNILVILADDLGYGDVGCYNPESNIPTPNIDALARRGIRMTDAHSPCTVCTPTRYSLMTGQMAFRIPNGGRVFSGAGGPSLIASDRLTLPGMLQQNGYATACFGKWHIGLTFYDEQGEPIHRGGLPDVQRIDYSRRIDGGPIDCGFDQFFGTACCPTTDWLYAFIDGDRIPTPPTGLLDRSTLPKHPYANDNRRGMQAPDFDLETVDLVFLEKSRQFLHDHVRRHPDQPFFLLHSTQAVHLPSFPAPAFQGQTDPGPHGDFIAQLDHIVGELTDTLDELGIAENTLLIFTSDNGPEVPTVFHMRNDHQHDGARPWRGVKRDNWEGGHRVPFIATWPGSIRPGTTSDALISLCDVFATAAKTLDVDLPDDAAEDSYSLIPVFQERLSGPLRPYLLQQGFGGTRWLAIRQGKWKYLDHKGSGGNNYEKHRQLKLFALPDHAPDTPGQLYDLEADPGETFNLVEQHPDVAARLRDQLHESVQSGRSRPAKTANSSAQ
- a CDS encoding sulfatase translates to MRPESKSRCLIVCVLLLGVATLRSTAAAETDSPPLNFVVLLVDDLGFMDIGANNPNCFYETPNIDRFSDSAMRFTNGYAANPVCSPTRFSMMTGRYPTRAQATNFFSGKREGTFRPAPLNDKMPLEEVTIAEVLKPKGYQTFFAGKWHLGPDPNFYPPAQGFDVNMGGYHRGGPYTGKKYFSPFQNPELKPDSPPGDHLPDRLARETAAFIKQNADQPFLAYLAFYSVHTPLMGRPDLVKKYQAKAVEIEGEEFADEEQVFGDRPRKVRILQKHAVYAAMVEAMDQAVGEVLDQIDAAGIADHTVVVLTSDNGGLSTSEGSPTSNLPLRGGKGWVYEGGIREPWIIRYPGVTQPGSVSDEPICSIDLLPTIAAAVDATLPPSIDGINLAPALRGNSLDRDALFWHYPHYSNQGGFPGGAIRMGNYKLIERYEDGRIHLYDLSKDVGEKNDLAENMPDKAEQMRHRLHDWYQDVNAQFLREKNGHRPWVPSE
- a CDS encoding cis-3-hydroxy-L-proline dehydratase; the encoded protein is MKIACIRAYQVDLPLIEGSYNWSGGKSVSVFDSTIVAVETDDGTVGFGEVCPLGPAYLPAFAAGVRTGLREIGPRLIGCDPRELGALNLRMDSVLRGHPYVKSGIDIACWDLLGKTSGLPVCTLMGGRHGDAVRLYRAISQQSADEMAAKITRYRDEGYTRFQLKVGGDPDTDIERIHAARDILPASHRLIADANTGWTQHEAMRVVRATKNLDVYIEQPCETYEECLAIRRGTDHPFVLDENIDSLGMLLRAKSDLAMDVVNLKISKLGGLTKAKQARDLCVAMGIAMTLEDSWGGDIATAAIAHFAHSTPEAFRFTSTDFNSYVTVCTADGAPQRMSGWMKASDRPGLGIQPRMDVLGDPLLEIR